The stretch of DNA CACGGCGCCAGCCGAAAGATTTGCATCTCAGATAATGAGACGGCAATATCATTACATGGACAATTCTAGTGGAGTCGGCGTCATTGATAAAGCAGCACAGGTGCTTGACGCGCTCGAAGCCGGCCCCACCACGCTGGCACAGCTCGTAGCCGCCACCGGACTGGCCCGTCCCACTGTCCACCGCCTCGCCCTCGCGCTGGTCCACCACCGGCTGGTAAGCCGTGACATCCAGGGAAGGTTCGTGCTCGGAAGCCGGCTGGTTGAACTGGCATCGGCCGCCGGCGAGGACCGCCTCATCGCTTCTGCCGGCCCCGTCCTGATGCAGCTTCGGGACGCCACCGGCGAGAGCGCGCAGATCTTCCGCCGCCAGGGCGACTGGCGGGTCTGCGTGGCATCGGCCGAGCGCCCCATCGGCCTGCGCGACACCATTCCGGTGGGCACCCAGTTGTCCATGAAGGCCGGCTCCGCTGCCCAGGTGCTGCTTGCCTGGGAAGACCACGACCGCCTGCTCGAAGGCCTGCAGTCGGCGCGCTTCACGCCCACGGTCCTGGCAGGCGTACGACGGCGGGGCTGGGGCCAGAGCCTTGGCGAACGCGAGCCGGGGGTCGCCTCAGTCTCGGCGCCGGTGCGCGGACCGTCCGGCCGCGTCATTGCCGCCGTATCAATCTCCGGCCCCATTGAGCGGCTGACCCGGCAGCCCGGCAGGCTGCACGCCGAAGTGGTCTGCAACGCCGGCCGCATCCTTACCGAAGCGCTGCGCAAAAACAACGACTGAACGCCGCCGGGCAACAGCACCCAACCCGGCCTCGGGCGGTTAGGCTGTGGCCCATGGGCAGCTACGCAGTATTTCTCCGCGGCATCAACGTGGGCGGCATCAACATCAAAATGGCAGACCTTCGCGACGCACTGAAGGCCAGCGGCTTTGGCGACGCCAAGACACTGCTGGCCAGTGGCAACGTGGTCCTTACCAGCGGACTGGACGCCGCCGGCGTGAAGCAGGAGTTCGAGAAGGCCCTTCGCGCCGCTTTCGGCTACGAGGCCTGGGTAGTGGTCCTGCCGGCCGGCCGGGTGGCAGAGCTAGTGGAGGCGTGCCCGTACCCGGACGACGACAAGTCCACGCACTCGTACATCACGCTGTCTTCCGACCACGCTGTCCTGGACGAACTGGACGCTGCGGGCCAGGCCCTGGGCGACGCACACCGGCAACACCGGCTTGGCCCTGAGGCCCTCGCCTGGCTCGCACCGGCCGGCGGGACCCTGGACAGCCCGTTCAGCAAAGTTTCGTCCAAGGCCAAATTCAAGGCCGCAACCACTACCCGCAACCTGCGCACCATGATCAAGGTGCGGGACGCTGCTGCCGGCCTGGAAGCCGCAGGCGGCAAGGGATGAGCCCCTCCCCTAGCCTGCCGCCACCTTCAGTGCCGCGTTAAACGCCGCAAGCCTGCTGACCTCTACCTCAACCGGTTCCACCACAAGGTTCCGGGCAACCCCGGCCACGGCCGCCTCCAGCCGCTTCCGCGCCCTCGATGCCCGTGCCGCGGCGGTCCCTGCGGCAATGAAACGGCCGGCTAGGGCCAGCACAATCCCCAGCACCACTCCGAAGGCGGCCATCAGGGTTGGCACCGGCCACCCTTCCACCCGCGGCGGCTCCGGTGCCGGCATTTGGAAATACTGCAGTGCCGCGAGGCCGGCGAGCCAACCGAGGCCGCCCAGGACGGTCAGCAGCGCCAGCCACTGGACCACATTAAAGACACCCCACCACCAGGATTTCCGGTTGGCCCCAAGGTCGGTGCCGGCGATGGCCTGGTCCAGGGCATCCGGAAGCCGGTCCCGGCCGTCACGGGCCGCGCTGCGGATGGCGGCCCTCCAGGGACCCGGCGCGCCGGCGCTGGCGGCATCTGCAAACTCCCTGACGGCAGAGTCTGTGCGCGCCCGGGCAGGGGCACTGGCCGGCGGAAGCGACGTGCGGTTGAGTTCCGCCGGTGCGTCCCTGCGGAGGTTGAGCCTGCGCAGGGGGTCGGGCCGGAACCTCGAGAGCCATCGGGTGGCGGGCCAGCCCGTCCGCCGGACGGATTCGAGGCGGTAGGAACGGGCCACGGCACTGACAACCACCGGCACATTGGCTGCCGCCGCCAGTTCGCCGCCCAGCCTCGCCACGGCCTGGTTGCGGACACCGGCAGCTTCACCGTCCCCGGACGCCTCCCTCAGTTCCCTGGAAGCTTTCGCTACGTCCGCCTCCAGCCGCTGCGAGCGGGCCTTCCGCTGCACCACCACGTTCCTGATCGCAGCACGCACGCCGTCCACGCCCTGGCCCGTCAGCGCAGATGCAGCGAGGACCTTCACTTTGCCCAGGCCTTCGGCGGCAAGGATCCCGCGGAGGGATTCCAGGACGGGCGGCACGTCGTGGGCCGGGAGCCTGTCCGCCTGGTTGAGGACCACCAAAGTAACGGCGCCGTGCGAGGCCAGCGGGGCGAGGAAATCCTGGTGGACCGCCGCATCCGCGTACTTTTGCGGGTCGAGCACCCAGACGAGGACATCCACCAGGCCCACCATGCGCTGCACCACTTCACGGTTGGCCGCGCGGGTGGAATCGAAATCCGGCAGGTCCAGCAGGATCAGGCCGGTGTCCTCGCCCGCGAAGCCTTCCACGGGGGCTGCGTGGTGCCGGTTGCGGACATCGAGCCAGTCGAGGAGCGGTTCGCTGCCGCCCACTCCCCAGACCCCCGCCAGCGGCTCCGATGTTGTGGGGCGGCGGGCCGCCGTCGTCGCGAGGTCGCTGCCGCTCACCGCGTTGAACAGCGAGGACTTACCGCTTCCGGTAGCACCGAAGAAACCCACCACAGTGTGTTCCGCTGACAGGGACCGGCGCGACCCGGCGCGCTCCAGGACCTGGAGAACCTCCTCCAGCTGTGCGTCCGGAAGGACACCACCGGCCAGCTGCCGCGCGTCGTTCAGTGCTTCCAGCCGCCGGTCCAGCCGTGATGAATCGCGGGCGCCGCTGTGCCGGCTCACGCGGTACCCGCCAGGCGGGCCAGCGCATCTGCCTGGCTGTCGAGCATGCCGGCCGCCGTCGCGTCTGCGGCCGGGAGCCGGTCCAGGAACCGCTGCTGTTCCTCTTCGAGCAGCCGCTGGCAGCGGGCAGCCAGGTCAGTGCGTGCCTTTTCGGCCATCCGGCGCACAGCATCTTCACCGAACACGGCCTCGAGCAGGCGTTGGCCCACGACGGCGGTTCCCCCTGCCACACCGACCTCCAGCCCTGTCAGGCCTGCTGTCATCGAGAAGACGACGATCATCAGTGCGGCACCCAGCCCGTTGATGCCGAAGGATAGCCACCGGGCCTGGGTCCGCTTTCCCTGGCCCTCCGTGCGGATAAGTTCCATCAGCGTCTCCTGCCAGGCGCGGATCTCCTGTGCTGCCCGGTCCGCGAAACCGGGGCCGGCCCCCGAGAGGTCGTCTGTGCCCAGCAGCTGCCGGCCCGCCGGGTCGGACCGCCAGCGGCGATCGGATTCCTCGGCGGCGTTTGCAGCCTCATCGACGATGACGGCCTGCAGGCCCGTTTCGATGGCTGCTTCGACCTTGATGGCCGGCGGCGGTTCACCGCGGAAGAAGGCACCCAGCCGGTCGCGGAAGCGGCCCACGTTCTGCTCGAGGGTCCGGAAGAATTCACCGGTACCCACAAAGTCCTGCCAGCGGGCCAGTACTTCCCCGCGGAGCAAGGCGCCGTCCCGCGTGGCATCGAGGATCCTGATGCCCGCGTCCCGGTACGCGGCTCCGACGCCGGCCTCCAAGGCAGCGGCCGCGCGCTGCTGCTCTGCGGCGGATGCGGCGATCCCCGCAACCCTGCCGGCCAGTGCCCGCACCGCACCGTTGAGGGTGCGGCGCGCAACGTCGGCCCGGCCTCCGGCGTCAGCGGCCAGGCCGACGAGCCAGTTCCGCAGCGGGAGGACAGCCTCCGCGGGCAGCATTCCCAGCGGATCCAGCGTGGACTCGGGGATGACAAAGAGCTGGGCACCCGACAGGCCCTCAGCGTCGAGGAGTCGCCGCAAATCCTCGACGACTTCTTCTTCCGCGCCCGGCGGTACCCTGTCCAGGACCACCGCCACCATGATGTCCCTCGCGGCCGCATCCAGGAGCAGCCGCCAAGGAACGGCGTCGGCATATCTGTTGGCCGTGGTGACGAAGATCCACAGATCCGCGGCTGCAAGCAGCTGGCCGGCCAGCTTCCGGTTGTCATCGGAAATGGAATCAACGTCGGGAGCGTCGAGGAGCGCAATGCCCGCCGGAACGGCGTCATCGGCGAGCAGGACCAGCGAGGAGACGGTCCCGGCGTCCGGTCCCGTCACGGTATGGGCTGCAGGGACCGGTCCGGCGGACAGGGCACCCCGGATCCGGCCGAGGCCCGGCAGGACCCGGCTGCCCTCGAACCAGCCGGCTTCCGCAGGATGGTGCAAGAGAATCGGCTGGCGGGTTGTGGGGCGGATGGCACCGGAACGGGTGACAGGATGGCCCGCCAACGCATTGACCAGGGTGGACTTTCCGGCTCCGGTTGACCCGCCGACGACGGCCAGCAGCGGGGCGTCGAGGCTGCGGTAGCGGGGAAGGATGTAATCGTCGAGCTGGGCCACACCGGCCGCGGCATCACGCCGCCCCTGCTCCGCCCCCGGCAGGGCAAGGGGCAAGGCAACCTCCGCCAAGGTGCCGCGGACCTGTCCAAGCAGGGACACGGCCGCCTCGTTCCGTTGCTCCTGCCGGTCCGCCGGGCGATTCTCATTCGGTGGGGTCACAGCAACATCATGCCAGCTGGGAGCTGAGAAGGAATTGACCCAGCTGCGAGCTGGGGAAGAATTGAATCGGGTCGCGAATACAAAAAATGGTCCCGGGCTTATTGCCCGGGACCATTTTGATGGTGACCCCAGCGGGATTCGAACCCGCGTTACCGCCGTGAGAGGGCAGCGTACTAGGCCGCTATACGATGGGGCCAAGTAACTTTTTTGGCGTTTCCGCCGTTCAAGCTCAGTGAGTATTTCATACACTTTGCTTTGGATTCAAATCGGCGAACCGATTGAAACCTTCTGATGTGAACATGCAGAACATGTTCAAACCAGAGCTGGGATACCAGGACTCGAACCTAGAATGACGGTACCAGAAACCGTAGTGTTGCCAATTACACCATATCCCAATGACACTTTCGGGCCCGGTCTTCAAGGCCTTCGCCCTGCTCCGTGCGCCTCAGCACGAGAAAATACTCTACCCGAGACTTTCGGCTCGCACAAATCGAGGCGGCCGGCCCCTCCCCCGCGCCCGGAACTGCCACGGATTCCACCCTTGCCCAACGGCAAAGCTTAAAAGTTACTGTCGAGTAAGTTACTCATCAGTAACCTGCTAATGCCCTCCCATTCGGGCAATCCAGAGCACTGGAACCGTTCCAACCACCATGGTCTTCGCCGCCGGGCAGCGTCGTCCGGGGGCGGGTTAGGAAGTCAGCGTTGACAACCCGTACAGCAGCCATTGCGGCAGACGGCCGCAAGAGCCGGTCCCAAACCATTGCAATTTTCGCCTTATCCCTGTTACTTGTCCTGCTCCTTGCCTTCTACACCTATCTCACCGGCCAGATCTCCGGCGGCGCCGCCCGGCTCAGTGACGGCGCCGCGAAAGCAGCAGCCGGTGCGGCCCAACTCAGGGACGGCTCTGGCCAGCTCGCCACCGGCGCTGGAGCCGCAAACTCCGGCGCCGGCCGGGTCAGGGACGGCTCAGCCAAGCTGGAAGACGGGTCCAAGGCACTCAGCACCGGCGCCGTAGCCCTCCAATCCGGGGCAGGTGAGATCTACTCCGGGGTCCGGGACAAATTGGCACCCGGAGCGGACAAACTGCATGCAGGCACCACAAAGCTCCAAAACGACGTGGTTAACAGGCTCGTTCCGGGTGTCTACCAGGTCGATGACGGCGCCAGGAAGCTCCAGGCAGGTGCCGTCGAGCTTTCCACTGCCCTGACTCCCACGCCGGCCGGGAACGCGCCCAACAACCTTGCGGACGGCGCAGGGCAATTGGCGGCAGGAACCAGCCGCCTCTCTACCGGCGCAGGACTGCTGGACACCGGTGCAGGCACCCTCAACGCCGGCGCGGCGGCACTGCGGGACGGCACAGCCCAGCTCAAGGCCGGGACGGATCGGCTTGAGGGATACCCCGGAGCGGGCAACGACCCGCGAAGGGAGATGGGCTGGCTGCGCTCAGCCAGGGTCTTGACCAGCTCGAGTCCGCGGCGAACGGCCCCCAGGGCCTGGTGCCGATCGGCCTGCTCAAAGACAAGATCGCCAAGCTTGCCGAAGGCGGCCGCAGGGCCTACTCGGGGGCAGCCCAGCTCAATGCCGGTGCCGAAAAACTCGACTCCGGGGCGGTTGCCCTCAGCGACGGCGCAGGCAGGCTCAAGGCCGGAACCAGCACGCTCACTGCGGGAGCGGACGAGCTGAATGCCGGTGCCGGCAGGCTCACCGCAGGCTTTGCCACACTGGCGGAGCGGCTCAACTCCACGGACCCGCACAACCCGGGAGTGGTCCTGGGCACTTCACTGTTGGCCGACGGCACGGCAAAGATCCGCACCGGCATGGACGGTGTTCCCGGGGACCCGGAGAAGCCGGGACTGATCTACGCCGCCAACACACTCCATGACGGCACCGCCAAACTCATGACAGGGATCAACGGCGACGGAGACCCGGCAAACCCCGGCCTGCTCGCGGGGGCGCAGGCCCTCTCTGACGGCACCGTGCAGCTAAGCGCCGGGGCAGGCAAGCTTCAGGCCGGCAGCAGCCAGCTGGCTGAAGGCACAGGAAAGCTCGCGGAGGGCAACGGCAAGCTCGACGATGGTTCGGGCAAGCTGGCGGAGGGCGCGGGCAGCCCCGCCAACGGGAACTCGCAGCTTGCCGCCGGTACGGAAGAGTTGCAGGCCAAGGTGGCGGCAGTATCGCCGTCGTCGTGGCTGAACGGTCCGGCGACGGCGCTGCTGCTCGTCGCGCTGCTGCTGGCCGCCGGCGTCGCAGCCTTCCTCGTCCTGCGCCGCCGCTCCGCCCGTCCGGGAACGGACTGAGCGGGGCGGGCTTATCGACGGCGGACTGGACCGCGGCGGACCAGCTGCACTGAACCGGCGCTGCTCCTAGTGGAAGAGCGGGACCAATTCCGCCAGCGTGGAAACCGCGGCTCCTGAAAAGTGCGCCGCGGTTTCGGCGTTCCGGTTCAGCCACACGCCCTGGAGGCCGGCCGCCGTCGAGCCTTCCGCATCCAGCAGCATATTGTCGCCCACGTACAGGGTTTCGGAGGGGGCCGTCCCAAGGAGCCGGACACCCTCGAGGTAGATCGCCGGGTTGGGCTTGGCCACCCCCAAAGTGTCGGTGCCCACGAGGTGCGCCACACGTTCCAGGCCCGCGCCGTCCAGTTTCGCCCGTTGGTAGTCATGGACGTTGTTGCTGACGGCCCCGTAAGGGATCCCCGCTCGGTCCAAAACATCGAGCAGAGGCAGGACGTCCGGGAACGGCTTCACGTAGGACGGCTGCTTCTGGATGTAGGCGCTCAGCCACTGGTGGGATTCCTCGCCGTCCGCCAGTTCGATGCCGAAGTGTCCCAAAGCAGCCCGGCCCCGCAGGAGGCGCTGCTCATTGAATGTCAGCTCCCCCGCAAGGTACTGGTCGTAGTAATGCGTGGTCTCATGGGTAAAGATACGGCCGAACCGCTCCCACCCGGACTGGTCGAGCCCGGGCAGGAGATGCTCGCTGACCTCACGCAATGCAGTGGTCATGGAATATTCGAGATCCACGAGCGTGTCGTCGATATCGAACAGGACGCCCCGGACGGTACCCACGCGGGTCTCCAGGATGCCGCCGGCAGCGAAACTGGCCACAGCCATCAGCCGCGGAAAGCCCGGAGCCTGCGGAGTGAGGCATCCTTGCCCAGGATCACCATCGACTCGAACAGCGGCGGCGAGATGCGGCGGCCGGACACGGCAGTGCGGACCGGTCCAAAGGCCAGGCGTGGCTTCAGTCCCAGGTCTTCGACGAGGGCCTGCTTGAGGGCCGCCTGGATGGTCTCCGGATTCCAGTCAGCGATGGGCTCAAGGGCGCTGATCGCTGCATCCAGGACTTCGGCCAGGTTCTCCGGCAGGCCCTTGCGGGCGTCGTCGGCGACGTCGATGGCGTCGTCGGCCTTGAACAGGAAGGCGATCATTTCCGGTGCCTCACCCAGCAGGGTGATGCGCTCCTGGATCAGGGGCGCCGCTTCCGTGACGATCTCCTCTTCGCGGTCGGTCAGGATCTCCCCCACCAGGCCGGCTTCACGCAGGTAGTGCGCCACCCGGTTCCGGAAATCCTCCGGGGCGAGCATCCGCACATGCGTGCCGTTGATGGCTTCGGCCTTCTTCAGGTCGAAGCGTGCGGGGTTGGCCAGGACATCGTGGATGTCGAAGTTCTCCACCAGCTGCTGCACGGTGAAGATGTCTTCATCGGCGCTGAGGGACCAGCCCAGCAGGGACAGGTAGTTCAGCAGGCCCTCCGGGATGAAGCCCCGCTCCCGGTGCAGGAAGAGGCTGGACTCGGGATCGCGCTTGGAAAGCTTCTTGTTGCCCTGCCCCATGACGTACGGCAGGTGTCCGAACTCCGGCATGTACTCGGCCACGCCAATGGCGTACAGGGCACGGTAGAGCGCAATCTGCCGGGGGGTGGAGCTGAGCAGGTCTTCACCGCGGAGCACGTGGGTGATGCCCATCAGGGCGTCGTCAACCGGGTTGACCAGGGTGTACAGCGGTGCGCCGTTGGCCCGAACCACGGCAAAGTCCGGAACCGAACCGGCGCGGAAGGTTATCTCGCCGCGGACCAGGTCGTTGAAGGTCAGGTCCTCATCGGGCATCCGGAGGCGGAGGACGGCCTGGCGGCCCTCGGCCCGGTATTGGGCCAGCTGCTCCTCGGTCAGGTGCCGGTCGTACCCGTCGTAGCCGAGCTTGGGGTCGCGGCCGGCGGCACGGTGGCGGGCTTCGATCTCGTCCGGTGTGGAGTACGACTCGTAGATGAAGCCGCCCTCATGCAGCCGCTTGATGACGTCCTGGTAGATGTCGCTGCGCTGGGACTGCCGGTAGGGTTCGTGCGGGCCGCCCACCTCGACGCCCTCGTCCCAGTCGATGCCGAGCCATTTCAGCGCGTCCAGCAGCTGGTGGTAGCTCTCCTCGCTGTCCCGTGCCGCGTCCGTATCCTCGATGCGGAACACCAGGGTGCCCTTGGTGTGCCGTGCGTAGGCCCAGTTGAACAGGGCGGTGCGGATCAGGCCCACGTGCGGGGTGCCGGTGGGTGAGGGGCAGAAACGGACCCGGACGGGTGTTTCCGCGGTAACAGGCGGGATGGAGGCGGCAGGCGACGAAGAAGCGATAGTCATAGTGGCTTCAACTTTACCGTCTGGCGCCTGCCGCCACCGCGGCCTGTCCCTTAGCGGCGGACGATCGGGTTGGACAGCCGGCCGATGCCTTCGATTTCCACTTCGTACCGGTCTCCGGCGGTGACCAGGCCCACGCCGGCAGGAGTACCGGTCATGATGACGTCGCCGGGCAGGAGGGTGAACGCCTGGGAGACGATGGACACCAGTTCCCGCACACCGCGGATCATCTGGTTGGTGTTGCCGTCCTGGCGCACTTCGCCGTTGAGCCTGCCCTGGATCTGCAGGTCCTCGGTGTCCAGCTCGGTTTCAATCCACGGGCCGAGCGGCGCGGAGGTATCGAAGCCCTTGGCGCGGGTCCACTGCAGGTCGGTTTTCTGGACGTCGCGGGCCGTGAGGTCGTTGCCGCAGGTGTAGCCGAAGATGACGTCGTCCACGCGGTCCTCGGGGACGTCTTTGCAGATCCGGCCGATGACCACGCACAGCTCGGCCTCAAAGGAGATTTCCTCGGAAAACTCCGGCAGCACCACGGGATCGTTCGGGCCGACGACGGCCGTGTTCGGCTTCAGGAACAGCAGCGGCTGGGCAGGCACATCGTTGCCGAGCTCGTGGGCGTGCTCCACGAAGTTCCGGCCGACGCCGATCACCTTGCTGCGCGGGATGATCGGGGCCAGCAGCCGGACGTCCTCCAGCTTGTGGCGGACGGACGTGCGCTCCACGCCATTGAAGAACGGGTCACCCTGGATGACGGTAATTTCCTCGCTGCCGGCGTCACCTTCAACGACGCCGTAGAGGGGATCGGAATCGACAACAAACCTCGCAATACGCATGGTTCATACCCTACCGTTTCCCCGGTGGGCCCCCGCATCGCCGGACCCCTCCCGCAGGTAGTGCAGCTGCGCGGCCACTGACATCTCGGCGGCGCGCCTAACGGAAGGTCCGACGTCGGAATAGACGGCGTCCGCCACGTCGCCGGCGGACGCGTCCCGGCCCAGCCGGCCCAAGGCTTCGCGGATCTGCTCCAGGCGTTCGTGGCGGTGCGCCCGGTAGCCGCGGGCAACCTCTGCCAGCGAGGGCAGGACGGGTCCGTGGGCCGGCAGGACCGTGGCCGGCCCCAAGGCCTCAAGCCGGTCCAGGGTGGCCAGGTAGTCCCCCAGCGTCCCGTCGGGATAGTCCAGCATGGTGGTTCCCCTGCCCAGGATGGTGTCGCCGGTCAGGACGGACCCGTCCGGCCCGTCGCCGGGCAGATGGAAGCAGACCGAGTCGGAGGTGTGTCCCGGAGTGGCCAGGACTGTCAGTTCGAGCCCCGCGGCGCGGACCACCTCGCCGTCCCGCAGCGGCGCTGCCCCGCCGTGGCAGTGGGCGGGATCCGCGGCGCGGACGGGGGCGCCGGTCAGCTGGTGCAGCTTCGACGAACCGGCCGTGTGGTCGGCGTGCCGGTGGGTGATGAGGACGAGTTCGACGGCGGCCGCGCGCGCCAGCGCCAGCAGGTGGTCTTCGTCGTCCGGTCCGGGATCCACCACCACCGCGGTGGGGCTGCCGGGCGCGGCGAGGACGTAGGAGTTGGTTCCGTCCAGGCTCATGGGCCCGGGATTGGGCGCAAGGATGAACCGGGTCAGGCCGGAACTGCGCTGAAGTGTGGCGGCGGGATCTGGAGTCACAGCCCCATCCTTGCACCGATGTGCCGGGGCTTCCCGATCACCGGCGCCGGATCACTGGCTGGAATAGATCGAACACCCGCGTGGGTTGACCACAAATGACGCCCCACCCACCACCAGGAAGCCGGATACATCCATGACCAGCGCACCCACCATTGCAGAGCTCATCGCCAACGCTGAAGCGGACAACCACGACCACTCATCGACGGAGAAGAGCACCGGGCTCCTGCACATCCACAACCACGCGGCAGGCACCGTGGTCTGGTTTCCCACGTGGAAGACGTTCCGCGGGACGGCCGACTGGAGTGAAGCAGTGGACGCGGCCGGAGCGGAACTCGCCACCTTGGATACAGCGGACACAGCAGACGCTCAGGCGGCCGGGATCCTGGCCGGCGAACTCGAGGAACTCCTGAAGCGTGCCGCTGTGTCGGGTGATGCCGCAGCTTTCGCCGGTGAAAACCTCACCGGGCACCTGACCCGTAGCTGGGCGCTGGGGGACGCGGCCGCCAAGGCCACGGGAAGGGAACCCTACAGCGCCGGTACGCTCCCCGCCGCCTTCGAGGGCTATCCCTACGAGGTGTACGCGCAGGACGGCGGGGTGTTTGCCTCATCGCTGTTCAACGACATCATCGACGCCCGGCGCCAGCACGCTCTGGCTGAAGAGGCTGCCCGGAAGGCCCTGAAGCCGGTGTCCCGCAAAGCCCTGAAGAATGCCGCCCGAAAGGCAGCCCGGCGCTGACCGCCGTCGTACGCCCTTTAATCACCCCAGCGCGCACCGTTCCGAAGCTTCTTCGCGAAACCCGACCTCCACGGTTCGGATGCGCGAACAAGCCCGGGACCGGCGCCGGGGTTAACCGCAGACGGCGCCTGTCTGGACCGAAGTCCGGCAGGCGCCGTCGTGCGTTATCGAGCCGTTGGCCAGCTTAGGCGAGGCGGGTCAGCCATCCGTGGGTGTCCGGAACGGTGCCGGTCTGGATGCCCAGCAGCTGCTCGCGGATGGCCATGGTGGTTTCGCCGGCCTTGGCGTCCTCCGAGCCGATGAATTCGGTGGCGTCCTTGAGGACCCCGATGGGGGTGATGACGGCCGCGGTACCGCAGGCAAAGACCTCCGTGATTTCGCCGGAGGCAACGCCGTCGCGCCATTCATCGAGGGTGATCTTGCGCTCGGTGACGTCCCGGCCCATGTCCTTGGCCACCTGCATGACGGACATCCTGGTGACGCCTTCGAGGATGGTGCCGGTCAGGGCGGGCGTGACCAGGGAACCGTCCTTCATGACGAAGAAGACGTTCATGCCGCCGAGTTCTTCCACGGCGTCGTCGTTGAAGTGGTCGAGGAAGAGAACCTGCTTGCAGCCGTTGGCTTCCGCTTCCTGCTGGGCGATCAGGGACGCGGCGTAGTTGCCGCCGCACTTCGCATCGCCCGTTCCGCCCCGCCCTGCACGGGCGTATTCGCGTGAAATCCAGATGGAGACCGGCTTGAGCTCGCCGCCGAAGTAGTTGCCGGCAGGCGACGCGATGACCCGGAAGGAGACCTCGCGTGCGGCGCGGACGCCGAGGAAGGCCTCGGTGGCGATCATGAACGGCCGCAAGTAGAGGGCCTCACCGTCACCGTTGGGCACCCAGTCCTTGTCCGCGGCCACAAGCTCCCGGATGGCGCCGAGGAAGTACTCCACCGGCAGTTCAGGCAGGGCCAGCCGGCGTGCGGACTTGTTCAGCCGGGCCGCGTTGGCCTCCGGACGGAATGTCCAGACGGAGCCGTCGGCGTGGCGGTAGGCCTTGAGCCCTTCAAAGATCTCCTGGCCGTAATGGAAGACGGCCGCAGAAGGATCCAGGACGATGGGTCCGTAGGCTTCGACCCGGGGGTCGTGCCAGCCGCCATTGCCATCCGCGTCGACGCTGTAGTCGACGACGGCAGTGTGGTCGGTGAAGTAGTTGCCGAATCCCGGGTTCGCCAGGATGGCTTCACGCTGTTCTGCAGTCTTCGGGTTCGCCGAAGGCTGCAGGCTGAATTCGACGCCATGGGCAGTCTGGGTCATGGTTCCTCCACGATCGGCCGCCGGGGTTCAGCGCTGAACGAAGGTGGCGGCATTTGGTAATTCGAGACAAGCTTACGCCCGATGCCGGTGGCTCCGGCGCGGGTCAGAGTCCGGCGGCTATGGCGTCGCCGACGGCGGTGGTGCTGCGGGCGGTGCCGTCGCGCTTTTCGACGTCGGCCACTACCGCCGCTTCGATCTTCCGGGCCGCTTCGGCATAGCCAAGGTGGTCCAGGAGAAGTGCGGCGGAGAGGATGGCCGCCGTCGGATCGGCCTTGCCCTGGCCGGCGATGTCCGGCGCGGAACCATGGACGGGCTCGAACATGGAAGGCGCAGTCCGGTCCATGTTGATGTTTCCGCTGGCGGCCAGCCCGATGCCGCCCGTGATGGCGGCAGCCAGGTCCGTGAGGATGTCACCGAAAAGGTTGTCGGTGACAATGACGTCGAAGCGGGACGGGTCGGTGACCATGAAGATGGTGGCGGCGTCCACGTGCAGGTAGTCGTGGGTGACCTCGGGGAACTCCTGGGCCACGGCCTCGACGGTGCGCTTCCAGAGGTGCCCCGCGAAGACCAGGACGTTGTGCTTGTGGACCAGGGTGACGTGCTTGCGTTCACGGGCGCTGGCGCGCCGGAAGGCA from Pseudarthrobacter chlorophenolicus A6 encodes:
- a CDS encoding MBL fold metallo-hydrolase encodes the protein MTPDPAATLQRSSGLTRFILAPNPGPMSLDGTNSYVLAAPGSPTAVVVDPGPDDEDHLLALARAAAVELVLITHRHADHTAGSSKLHQLTGAPVRAADPAHCHGGAAPLRDGEVVRAAGLELTVLATPGHTSDSVCFHLPGDGPDGSVLTGDTILGRGTTMLDYPDGTLGDYLATLDRLEALGPATVLPAHGPVLPSLAEVARGYRAHRHERLEQIREALGRLGRDASAGDVADAVYSDVGPSVRRAAEMSVAAQLHYLREGSGDAGAHRGNGRV
- the gltX gene encoding glutamate--tRNA ligase; translation: MTIASSSPAASIPPVTAETPVRVRFCPSPTGTPHVGLIRTALFNWAYARHTKGTLVFRIEDTDAARDSEESYHQLLDALKWLGIDWDEGVEVGGPHEPYRQSQRSDIYQDVIKRLHEGGFIYESYSTPDEIEARHRAAGRDPKLGYDGYDRHLTEEQLAQYRAEGRQAVLRLRMPDEDLTFNDLVRGEITFRAGSVPDFAVVRANGAPLYTLVNPVDDALMGITHVLRGEDLLSSTPRQIALYRALYAIGVAEYMPEFGHLPYVMGQGNKKLSKRDPESSLFLHRERGFIPEGLLNYLSLLGWSLSADEDIFTVQQLVENFDIHDVLANPARFDLKKAEAINGTHVRMLAPEDFRNRVAHYLREAGLVGEILTDREEEIVTEAAPLIQERITLLGEAPEMIAFLFKADDAIDVADDARKGLPENLAEVLDAAISALEPIADWNPETIQAALKQALVEDLGLKPRLAFGPVRTAVSGRRISPPLFESMVILGKDASLRRLRAFRG
- a CDS encoding fumarylacetoacetate hydrolase family protein, with translation MRIARFVVDSDPLYGVVEGDAGSEEITVIQGDPFFNGVERTSVRHKLEDVRLLAPIIPRSKVIGVGRNFVEHAHELGNDVPAQPLLFLKPNTAVVGPNDPVVLPEFSEEISFEAELCVVIGRICKDVPEDRVDDVIFGYTCGNDLTARDVQKTDLQWTRAKGFDTSAPLGPWIETELDTEDLQIQGRLNGEVRQDGNTNQMIRGVRELVSIVSQAFTLLPGDVIMTGTPAGVGLVTAGDRYEVEIEGIGRLSNPIVRR
- a CDS encoding branched-chain amino acid aminotransferase, whose translation is MTQTAHGVEFSLQPSANPKTAEQREAILANPGFGNYFTDHTAVVDYSVDADGNGGWHDPRVEAYGPIVLDPSAAVFHYGQEIFEGLKAYRHADGSVWTFRPEANAARLNKSARRLALPELPVEYFLGAIRELVAADKDWVPNGDGEALYLRPFMIATEAFLGVRAAREVSFRVIASPAGNYFGGELKPVSIWISREYARAGRGGTGDAKCGGNYAASLIAQQEAEANGCKQVLFLDHFNDDAVEELGGMNVFFVMKDGSLVTPALTGTILEGVTRMSVMQVAKDMGRDVTERKITLDEWRDGVASGEITEVFACGTAAVITPIGVLKDATEFIGSEDAKAGETTMAIREQLLGIQTGTVPDTHGWLTRLA
- a CDS encoding 3-isopropylmalate dehydrogenase, whose amino-acid sequence is MSASSIDLAVIPGDGIGPEVIAEAVKVLEKAVAAEGVELKQTHYKLGAEHWLATGETLPDEVLADLRTRDAILFGAVGAAPGDTRIPSGIIEREMLLKLRFSLDHYVNLRPSRLYGTVGSPLANPGTIDFIVVREGTEGPYVGNGGSLRAGTPHEVATEVSLNTAHGVERVVRDAFRRASARERKHVTLVHKHNVLVFAGHLWKRTVEAVAQEFPEVTHDYLHVDAATIFMVTDPSRFDVIVTDNLFGDILTDLAAAITGGIGLAASGNINMDRTAPSMFEPVHGSAPDIAGQGKADPTAAILSAALLLDHLGYAEAARKIEAAVVADVEKRDGTARSTTAVGDAIAAGL